In Helianthus annuus cultivar XRQ/B chromosome 3, HanXRQr2.0-SUNRISE, whole genome shotgun sequence, a single window of DNA contains:
- the LOC110931475 gene encoding uncharacterized protein LOC110931475, producing MDPSWVSPQFTFSGFQQSPNAFKQMSQVQQMQQYQALQQFMQHNSFEQFQSQPPTSQPQPPVQLDDDDEDVVPKSPPKELKRKKEHGEGEGDLGNNQTGTSFWKATTERFNGIMGAGPMRDLDSVSGKWRKMNKTINEFCGYYNQIYTNLPSWSNDEDILNLALAKWDSKNSTPFPHLRAWNVLKKENKWKPVPNEVATVKQSKNSESGSYSAGGSTARCQIDINDDPIYDEDVLPVHEVERPPGKDKSKKEAAGKRKGGGSGGGGGFENGRVDNRIPFVQRARGRKI from the exons ATGGATCCTTCATGGGTGTCTCCCCAATTtacgttttcgggtttccaacaaTCACCCAACGCCTTCAAACAAATGTCCCAAGTTCAACAAATGCAACAATACCAAGCACTCCAACAATTCATGCAACACAACTCGTTTGAACAATTCCAATCGCAACCGCCAACTTCCCAACCGCAACCCCCGGTTCAacttgacgatgatgatgaagatgtcgTCCCCAAATCGCCACCTAAAGAGCTCAAGCGCAAAAAAGAACACGGAGAAGGGGAAGGCG ATTTAGGGAACAATCAAACGGGTACTAGTTTTTGGAAGGCGACAACGGAAAGATTTAACGGGATTATGGGGGCCGGCCCGATGCGTGATCTCGATTCCGTCTCGGGCAAGTGGCGTAAAATGAACAAGACCATCAATGAATTTTGCGGGTATTATAACCAAATTTACACTAATCTTCCTAGTTGGAGTAACGACGAGGACATTCTTAACCTTGCGTTGGCTAAATGGGATTCTAAAAATTCAACGCCTTTCCCACACCTCCGAGCATGGAACGTTTTAAAGAAAGAAAATAAATGGAAGCCGGTTCCAAATGAGGTCGCAACCGTCAAACAGAGTAAAAATTCCGAGTCCGGAAGTTATAGTGCAGGAGGCTCCACCGCTCGTTGTCAAATCGACATAAACGACGACCCAATATATGACGAGGATGTGTTGCCCGTTCACGAGGTGGAACGTCCCCCCGGAAAGGACAAATCAAAAAAAGAGGCGGCCGGAAAGCGAAAAGGGGGCGGCTCGGGTGGAGGGGGCGGCTTCGAAAATGGACGAGTTGATAACCGAATTCCGTTCGTTCAAAGAGCTCGCGGCCGAAAAATATAG